The genomic DNA AGTCTTTCGCTACCCAAACTTCACTAATTAAATTATCGCTAGTCATTTTAAATAATTCACAGTCATAGTCCAATAGGTTTCCATATCCAATAGCTTTATATACTCTGGTATCTTCCCAACGATTATTCTCTTTTACTAGATCTTTTAAACTAAATGGTGTTGAAGTCATTATTTTATTATCATTTTTTCCCATATAAGTGTACATTCTATTATGATGGTTATCATAAACAATCATGATTCCACCTGCTGATACTGAGCAGAAATACCCTCCGCTTGAAGGTAAATAATAATCAATTACTGTTTTTCTACTTCTTGGTGTTTCAATTTCCATTTTGTAGATATAATCAAAGGTGTAAACATCCTCTTGCGCACCTATTTTTGTGCTAAACAATAGTAATAGTATAAGTAGCGGTATTATTAAACCTTTGGTTTGACGTTTTATATTTTTATTTATAGCTTTAATAGTTTTTTATTATTAATGCTATTAACACTTTGTAGAAAGATTAATTCTTATAGGTTGGTCTTTACAAGTTTTACTTTACCCTCATTATGATTGTATGTATTTAACCAAAAGCTTGAGCTATCAAAGGCAACACCATGTATTTCGTGATTTGGTAATTTGTAACTTTCAATGGCTTTAAAACCTCCAATAGTTTGGCATTTATGTATTCTTTCTCTATCGCTTACATATAAATAACCATCTTGATAATCTAGACCTAGAGGTTTGAAATCTAAAGGAATTTCATGTACTACCTCACCAGGTGTTAAGGATCCGTTAGATTTATATAGGTATAGTTTACTTTCGCTTTGACTAGCTACCCATAGATAACCAGGTTCAACAGATGCTAAGCCTATAATCCAACGACCTAAATCAATAGATTCATAAAACATTGTATTAGATGAATATATATATGATAGAAAAACTTTACGACCACCGTCACTTTGAAAAAGTTGTTTTAGAGAAGCGTCTGATTTTTCAATTTCAACAGATGAAGCAGCATGTATGGTGGGTATAATACCTTCAATATTAAAATTAGTTGGATTTACCTTAAATATTTTGCGATCATTAACATCCCCACCCAGAATATAAGTGCCATCATAAGCAATATCTATATCTCTAGTATCAGACCAGGGAGCTGCCCCTTCTTCTAAAATTGATAGCTCTTTCACCCAATTTGTTACATCTGGCGGACTGACAGCCCTACTGAGCACAATAGCCCCTGCCGTTGGAGGTTGCAATGTGAGTATATCATCTTTAAAAGTATATTTTACAATAAAAGGACCCTCAAGGGTAATCGTGATTTGGTCATCAGTCAGAGAAACTTTAGTGGACACTTCGCCTTTAAAACCCAATTCATCTTCCGTTAAGATATTAATAGTATTATCATTATTAATATATATGTATTTTGTACCGGATGTTAAAAGGTTGCCACTATCTACCTGCCATTTACCTATGACCAAATCTTTGTTTGTAGCAACTTTGTCATCATCGTTATTACAACCTAACATTATTATGCCTAGTACTAATAGTATTGCTTTAAATATTACATTATTTGTAATACTTAAGTTTTCATATCTTTTATTATTTTTTAAAGTTTTCATAATGTCTTTGTTTTAACTAATAAGTTTCGTAAGTCCATTTATAATAAGTTGTAGAACTTTCGCCAGTCGTATTAATAGACGCTAATTCTGCTGAAATCGGATAATCGTTTTTATCATAGACATAACTATATTCTCTTGAACTGCTACTACCATTTGAGTGCACACTCTGTGAAGAAAGTAAATTGTTTTTGTTGTAATAAAATAATATTCCAGATACTTCTATTGATCTTCCAGAATAGGCAATCCTTATAAAAGTAAGAGCATCCGTAATTCCTGTTTTTGATAATAAATTATAATTTGGGTTTTTTTTATTATCAAAAACAAAGTTGTAAGTTGACTTTTTGGAATAATTAACTCCATCTCCGCTACCGCTTTCAAAAACACGTTGTACAATATTTTCTTTTTCGTCATAAACAAATTTGTTTCTATAATAACCGGTAACTGGAGGGCCTTTAAGTACTGTTTCTATCAATTTATCATTACTATCATATTCAAAACTTGTATGGAAAATATGGATACCAGTATCTTGTACCATGGTTGCAATCAACCCTTTATTGTTATAGACAATTGTTATATTATTAGTTGAGCTTGAAATTTTCGAGATTTCCCCTTGACTATTATAAGTATAGCTCTCTGTACCATTCTGTATTATTTGCCCGTCCTCATTATATATGATTGAATGGTTTCCAGATGGAGTACTAAAATTTGTGATTTTTCCTAAATCATTATAAATAAAGTCATATTCGTACTCATTAATAGCATACGTTTTTAAACGAATGTTTTGTTCGGGTTGCATACTGTCGTCATCCTTGTTACAATTAAACAGTGTAATTGTAAGCAGTGTCAATAAAATTGTTTTAAATATTGTACTATACATATTGTTTTTTTTCTTTAAAATTTTCATCGCGTTTTGGTTTTAAATAGATTTTTTAAGTATTAAAATGAAGTGTCCATCAAGAAATTGTTGGGTTAGCACAAGTTTTGTTTCAGAAATTGAAACAATACTATAGGTGCCTCCTGATCCTCCGCCCACTATGGTAAAATTTAATTCTTCATTATTAGTTATTGTGTAGGTATAAGATGTTTGCTCTTCGATAGAACAATCGCCTGATTCATCAGAAAAAAATTCATTGCTCATGTTTTGATCATCGAGAAAGTTCAATGATGATTTTTTGTCACAATTTGACAATCCTGCAGATGATATATCAAAATACCATTTGCCAATAAGGAATTCTTGAACCGTTGGAGGTAAAATAATAGCATCGTCATCATTACTGCAATTAAATAGTGGTGCTGTCATTAGCAAGAGGATTGTTACTTTAAATATCGTTTTCATATATTTTATTTTTAAAATTCAACTATTTCAGTATTGTGATTTCCTATATGAATATTTAGATCCTTAAACATAGTATTTCCATTACCTGATTCACCTCCAAAATCTTGCATACTTAAACTGATACTCATTGAAACGGTATCATTTTGATCTCCTCTAGTTATAAAAGTTCCTGTAAGAATATTTCCTGTAATGGGATTATTTACGTTTCCTTGCCAAGTAATGGCTCTGCTAAAACCATTATTACTATCTGTCCAAGTATTGGGTGTATTAGTCTGAAATTCAAGATAATCAATTGCAAAAAGCATTTGCATATATTTTAATCCACCTTCATCTCCAGCTGTAAAGACAAAATCATAAGTTTCGTTTTCTTTTAAATTTAATTGGAAACTATCAAAAATATCATCTTGATTGAAAGCATGGTCAAAACCATCACCTGATATTTTAAAATCAAATTCAGGAGGTGTTGTATCTGTCTCAGGAATATCAGTTTCACAACTTAGGCTAACAAAAAATATAGCTATTAAAAATATTTTGCCAACTACCTTGATATAAATAAGTTCATGTTTTTCTATTGATTTATTATTCATCATCATTATTTTAAAGGTTTTTATTAATTCTCTTTTAGACTTACAATTTGACCGGTAATTCCATTTTTGTTATAACCACCGAATATCCATATAGCATCTTTATAATTTAGAGCAGTATGATGATGTAGGTTATCATCATCAACATATAAGCCTGAATGTTTTTCCCAATCTTTCATATTGCTTGAATACCAAATATCATTACCAAAACCGTTAATAGTTCTGCCTCCTAACACCCATACCTTGCCATTATAAGCAGTAGCTGTATGATGATTTCTTTCAGAAAAAATAGGAGCGTTGGTTGCAACCTGAGACCATATACTGCCATTGGTACTTTGCCAAATTTCATTGAGTTTGTTATTGGCTGTTTTTTCACCCCCAATGACATATATGGTATTATTATGTACTACTGCCTTGTGAGTTATCCTACCAGGAAAAGCATTTGCTGTTTCTTCTACCCAATTCAATCCATCTTGTGTAGACCACACTTCCATATAGCCGGTTGTTGTATTGACAGCAACTACATACATTTTACCATTAAATACTATTGTATCATGATGCGCCACTTTACCAAATGGAGCAGTTGAGAATACATTTGTCCAATTCATTCCATCTGTTGAAGACCATATATCTCCTAACCAATCACCAGCATTGTTTTCTCCACCAATAAGCCATAATTTGTTTTGAAATGTTGTTAGTGTGTGCCCTATGCGTTCATCACCTATATCATTTTGTGTTGTAGGTTCCCAATTCGCACCATTTAGACTAAACCATGAAATATTATGGAGAAATATTCCACCTCCTAAATCGTTATCTCCTCCTATTGACCAAACCTTGCCATCGTGCAACGCCATCGCATTGCGGGCAAACCTACCTATTTGATCTCCTTCTTTAGGAACCTCAACAGTAATAGTAAGATTTACATTAGGCTTTAATGGATTAATACTATCATCACAAGATGAAAAAGTAATCAGTAGAGTTGATAAGAGTATTTTAATCAACCATAATTTACTAACAAAAAACATTGGGGTTCTTAATTGTTCGTTGTTTTTCACTAAATATTTCATAGCTTTACTTGTTATTGATTTTTCTTTTATTGATGAGCCTATAACTTTACAAACTCAATACGTCTACTATTGGTTTACGCAATAGATATTGCCAAAACCAAAGGTCTTTTTTTGTTATACTACTAAATAATTTGAGAAAGGGAGGGAGAGAGAATTAAATCAAAACTATAAGAAAACAATATATTTAAGGGGGTAAAAAAACGACTAAACCGTAATCTTATTCAAAAAAGATGTTGCCGCTTTGTTCTGAACATCTAAATAGGAAGCAAGAGAAGTATTCGTTATTTTTCTAAACTGTTTGCGAAAGTGAGCCTTATCATGATAATTATAATCATATACCAGGTCAATTAACCTTACATCTGATTTGTTGAAATCATTTACCAAGTTGTTAATTCTAACAATATTTGCATACTTATATGGCTGCAAGCCAATACGTTCTTTAAAAGACCGTTGTAGGTGTCGTTCACTTACTTTTAAAGTTTTTGCCAAAATGTTTGTAGAGATAATTCCTCTATTTTTAATAATCTCTTCTACTACCCAATCGGTAAAAACGGCATCTCGTTTTGCACATCCAATTTTTGTAGTAAACCATTGTTCAAATAGTTTTATTCGGCTATCTAAGGTAACATTTGCCATTTTATCATGAAGCTCTCTAAGGTCTTTGGATAAATGGTAATCTGCTTCAATTGCTGAATTTCTCAATTCATAAATTGGTATGTTGGTCAACCAGCTTGCTGTAGCAGGGTGTAAAACAACACCAAACAAATTGGTGTTTTGGGGTAATTCCATAGTGTACAAGCTATTTTGCTGACCAGTAAAATATATAGGGTAATCTATAAGCAATGCACTTTGGTTACAGCTTTTAATCTCTATGGCATTCGAGAAATTGAACCCAAGAAATATGCAACCAGAAGGTAAGGTAGTTTGTTTGTATAGCAGCGGATTATCTTGTTTATTCCCTGATATTTTTTGCTGAAAATAAAAAGAAATATAAGATTCAAAAATCTTAGAAGGTGATCGTGTAAGAAATTGGTTGAAAGACATGTTTTATAGTGCTTTTTATAAAAATAATTTAAAAAAATGACAAGCTGATGTAAAAACCCGCCCTTTTTACCTATAAGTAGACTTTATTCTTTAATAAGCAAAAGGTCTATTATCAATCCATGCTTCTTTTAAAAATTTGAAACGCTCTACATGAAATTTTGAAGGGCTCATACCACAGTATCTTTTAAAGTCTTTAGAAAAGTGTGCGAAATCATAATAATTAAATAATGCACTCAAAGTTTTGTAATTTTGCTCTCCTTCAGAACTCATTTCTGCAAATAAACAATTAAAACGAACAATTCTACTGTATATAGATGGTGATATCCCTACCATCTGCTTAAATTTTTTCTGAAAATATCGTTCACTTACATTTAATTTGTTGGTAATGTCTTTTATTAAACTGCACCCCTTTGTTTGTTGAATTAGTTCAACAGCTTCATCAATAATTGTGAGTTTTGGCTTCGCCATATTTAATTGATTCAATAATAAGTTCTCAACATAATTAATCCTGTCACGTGGAAGTTCTGTTGATAGATAAGATTGTTTGAAGGCATCAAATGAATCATCTAGAATCGTTTGTGTATCTACTGGGTTATTAACTAATTCCGTCATATTTAAACCAAAAAGATGATATAAGCCTGTTGGAGTAAATGCAGCTCCGGTAAGTTCTATAACTTCGTTGGCAGAGTACATAGTATATGTATCAGTTTGTTGCCCAATAGTATAAAATTGCTGTGGTTTTATTTCTTCGCCATCAATACTGCTTTCAAATTTTCCTTTAAATCTTCCTTTATATTGAAAAACCATAAAACATGTTCCACTTGGCAATGCCTTTTCTTCAATCCTAACTTTATAATTAGTCTTCTCCCATTTTATGGTATATAGAAATGCAACGTATGAGGCTAATTTTTCTGAAACATGGTAGGCAGTAAGCATTTATAAATATTAAGGATATTTTAGGTCAATTAAAATGGTTGGAATATATGATTAATTTTAGGAGTGAATTAATACTAAATCTAGATGAAAGTAAAGAAAGAATAGGTAGTAGATATCATTAAAAACTGTTCACCTTGAGAATCCCAATATTTTGGGTTAATTTCTTTACTTAAATAATAATAGCTGCGCTTTCTGTTTACGGTTAGTCTAATAGCAAGACGATATCTCTTGTTTTTATTTTTATCCATTTTGGAATGTAAAAGAGTTTTTAAAGTTGCCATAACAATTATCTTTTATGTAAAAATACAAAATTCGGGTAACACATTTTATGGTTTAAATTGATTTCATATGATATTGTAAAAAATATAAACTGCTGATAGTTAGTATTTTTATATAAATTCATTGTCGTTTGATTTCCTTAAAAAATAACTTAGGATCTAGTGCCGCGAGGTGTGAGAGTTCGAGTCTCTCCACCCGCATAAAAAATAAGATAAGACGTTTCTTCGAATGGAGGAACGTTTTTTATGTTAATAAGTTTGTTACTTCCCATACTATAACTGTATCAAAAGAGAAGTATGGGTTCTCGAACCTAATACCATGTTATAAAAAAGAAAAGGGGGCTGACTTACCTTGATAGCTTACATTGATTTTTAACCATGTTTTCCCGGGTTCCAACCTTTAGAACCAATTAATTCTTGAGCAACTTCTTTAGGATAATCTTCTAGATCTGTAGCCATAGTGTCATTCCAACGATTCAAATAACCAAAGAGCGCAAGTGAAGCAACAATTTCTACAATTTCACTCTCGCTAAAATGCTTTTTTAATTCATCAAAATCTTCTGTAGCAGCCATATTGGGAATTAAAGCACCTTTAAAAGCGACATTTAATGCAGCCCTTTCTGCTTCAGAAAATAAAGGAGATGTTTGAAATTCCCAAACAGATTCTATTTTTTCTTTAGAGGCCTTATAAATTCTGGAAAGATTTGCCATATGTGCCTGACAATAACGACAACCACTGGCTTGACTGGAAATAAGACTGATAAGCATTTTTAGTTCCTCTGAAACGGTGCCTTCATACAATATAACCTGATTTAATTGCATGAATGCTTTCGATATTTCTGGTCGTCGTTGCATGGTTAAAATACTATTAGGAATAAAACCTCTGGTTTTTTGGTAATGATCGAACTTGGGTTCTAATTCTGAATGCAAACTTTTTGAAAGTGGTTCTAGGTGTGCCATAATGTTATTTTTATTTTAATGAATACCTGATTCCTATTAGTGTGTTTATAAAAAACACTAAAAATTAGAGGTTCACAAATATTATTTATTAATCGGAATTAGGTTGAAAAGTTAGAAGTCTCATACCATTACAGTAATGAAACCTCTAACCCAATCAAACTACTTG from Flavivirga abyssicola includes the following:
- a CDS encoding carboxymuconolactone decarboxylase family protein, giving the protein MAHLEPLSKSLHSELEPKFDHYQKTRGFIPNSILTMQRRPEISKAFMQLNQVILYEGTVSEELKMLISLISSQASGCRYCQAHMANLSRIYKASKEKIESVWEFQTSPLFSEAERAALNVAFKGALIPNMAATEDFDELKKHFSESEIVEIVASLALFGYLNRWNDTMATDLEDYPKEVAQELIGSKGWNPGKHG
- a CDS encoding helix-turn-helix domain-containing protein translates to MSFNQFLTRSPSKIFESYISFYFQQKISGNKQDNPLLYKQTTLPSGCIFLGFNFSNAIEIKSCNQSALLIDYPIYFTGQQNSLYTMELPQNTNLFGVVLHPATASWLTNIPIYELRNSAIEADYHLSKDLRELHDKMANVTLDSRIKLFEQWFTTKIGCAKRDAVFTDWVVEEIIKNRGIISTNILAKTLKVSERHLQRSFKERIGLQPYKYANIVRINNLVNDFNKSDVRLIDLVYDYNYHDKAHFRKQFRKITNTSLASYLDVQNKAATSFLNKITV
- a CDS encoding YncE family protein, which codes for MKTLKNNKRYENLSITNNVIFKAILLVLGIIMLGCNNDDDKVATNKDLVIGKWQVDSGNLLTSGTKYIYINNDNTINILTEDELGFKGEVSTKVSLTDDQITITLEGPFIVKYTFKDDILTLQPPTAGAIVLSRAVSPPDVTNWVKELSILEEGAAPWSDTRDIDIAYDGTYILGGDVNDRKIFKVNPTNFNIEGIIPTIHAASSVEIEKSDASLKQLFQSDGGRKVFLSYIYSSNTMFYESIDLGRWIIGLASVEPGYLWVASQSESKLYLYKSNGSLTPGEVVHEIPLDFKPLGLDYQDGYLYVSDRERIHKCQTIGGFKAIESYKLPNHEIHGVAFDSSSFWLNTYNHNEGKVKLVKTNL
- a CDS encoding Arm DNA-binding domain-containing protein, translating into MATLKTLLHSKMDKNKNKRYRLAIRLTVNRKRSYYYLSKEINPKYWDSQGEQFLMISTTYSFFTFI
- a CDS encoding helix-turn-helix domain-containing protein, whose product is MLTAYHVSEKLASYVAFLYTIKWEKTNYKVRIEEKALPSGTCFMVFQYKGRFKGKFESSIDGEEIKPQQFYTIGQQTDTYTMYSANEVIELTGAAFTPTGLYHLFGLNMTELVNNPVDTQTILDDSFDAFKQSYLSTELPRDRINYVENLLLNQLNMAKPKLTIIDEAVELIQQTKGCSLIKDITNKLNVSERYFQKKFKQMVGISPSIYSRIVRFNCLFAEMSSEGEQNYKTLSALFNYYDFAHFSKDFKRYCGMSPSKFHVERFKFLKEAWIDNRPFAY
- a CDS encoding DUF4412 domain-containing protein; this translates as MFSTKIGAQEDVYTFDYIYKMEIETPRSRKTVIDYYLPSSGGYFCSVSAGGIMIVYDNHHNRMYTYMGKNDNKIMTSTPFSLKDLVKENNRWEDTRVYKAIGYGNLLDYDCELFKMTSDNLISEVWVAKDLKEGVIGAEGSFAENAGPLFFGYILGRSNAVNDDSLEAMYSGLPLQIRVTKKEAEEKKLRLGDVQSLQKKILK
- a CDS encoding Kelch repeat-containing protein — its product is MKYLVKNNEQLRTPMFFVSKLWLIKILLSTLLITFSSCDDSINPLKPNVNLTITVEVPKEGDQIGRFARNAMALHDGKVWSIGGDNDLGGGIFLHNISWFSLNGANWEPTTQNDIGDERIGHTLTTFQNKLWLIGGENNAGDWLGDIWSSTDGMNWTNVFSTAPFGKVAHHDTIVFNGKMYVVAVNTTTGYMEVWSTQDGLNWVEETANAFPGRITHKAVVHNNTIYVIGGEKTANNKLNEIWQSTNGSIWSQVATNAPIFSERNHHTATAYNGKVWVLGGRTINGFGNDIWYSSNMKDWEKHSGLYVDDDNLHHHTALNYKDAIWIFGGYNKNGITGQIVSLKEN
- a CDS encoding lipocalin-like domain-containing protein, coding for MKTIFKVTILLLMTAPLFNCSNDDDAIILPPTVQEFLIGKWYFDISSAGLSNCDKKSSLNFLDDQNMSNEFFSDESGDCSIEEQTSYTYTITNNEELNFTIVGGGSGGTYSIVSISETKLVLTQQFLDGHFILILKKSI